In Arachis stenosperma cultivar V10309 chromosome 1, arast.V10309.gnm1.PFL2, whole genome shotgun sequence, one DNA window encodes the following:
- the LOC130969426 gene encoding uncharacterized protein LOC130969426 isoform X5, protein MSTELPPTFHFRNRSAETLYGWKDYEIIGQRVAKFLVTEECYESLQNILERLIRGVPWSGKFPFKKRSGEVFIAIVTKTPLYEDGELVGIITVSSDAAVFNSMDSENRSYQPGNNGKAGGQRINFKRIQWPPRPLIASSVSNLASKILLNRQRHPDDAFSRNTTTDGDEEKHSIHEKERHSSHQRSENRTFREASEKVKSTIAARVLAKLQTGGSEKCGKDDGSIKSNCTNDCSGSKRVNNEGDSSGGSVALTPRKDGANEEDREDPLLRLHCKFNPKKKEQEAINMVIEDEMKKQQEGLQLQSTRESTGSNGGSNGSSSSKGDNESNSIVKSEIHWENLQLREEIGQGSYAVVYHGIWNGSDVAVKVYFGNGYTEETLHDYKKEIDIMKRLRHPNVLLFMGAVYSQERLAIVTELLPRGSLFKILHKSNQPLDIRRLLRMALDVAKGMNYLHHRNPPIVHRDLKSSNLLVDKNWTVKVGDFGLSRLKDSTLLTSKGRGTVMISLIFSLCRSNTYGLNHFSFSSMCFSVKMQPQWMAPEVLRNEPSNEKSDVYSFGVILWELMTQSIPWENLNSLQVVGVVGFMDRRLELPEGLDPQVASVIRDCWQSDPEQRPSFQELIQRMMFLVNKVNAVSIRRNSES, encoded by the exons ATGTCTACAGAGCTTCCTCCG ACGTTTCATTTTAGGAATCGTTCAGCAGAAACACTGTATGGATGGAAAGACTATGAAATCATTGGTCAAAGAGTTGCTAAGTTCCTTGTTACCGAAGAGTGTTATGAATCTCTGCAGAATATTCTAGAAAGGTTGATCAGAGGAGTTCCATGGTCTGGAAAGTTTCCTTTCAAGAAGAGATCTGGTGAAGTATTCATAGCAATAGTGACTAAAACTCCTCTTTATGAGGATGGCGAGCTTGTTGGTATTATCACTGTTTCTAGTGATGCCGCTGTATTTAACTCAATGGATTCAGAAAATAGAAGTTACCAACCTGGTAACAATGGCAAAGCTGGAGGACAGAGGATAAATTTCAAAAGAATTCAGTGGCCTCCACGACCGTTGATTGCATCATCTGTCTCTAATCTG GCATCAAAGATTCTCCTAAATCGGCAACGGCATCCGGATGATGCATTTTCCAGGAATACTACAACAGATGGAGATGAAGAAAAACACAGCATTCAT GAAAAAGAACGTCATTCTAGTCATCAGAGAAGTGAAAACAGAACTTTTAGGGAGGCGTCCGAGAAGGTTAAGTCTACTATT GCAGCCAGAGTCCTAGCCAAGCTACAAACAGGGGGAAGTGAAAAATGTGGGAAGGATGATGGAAGCATTAAAAGTAATTGCACAAATGATTGTTCCGGAAGTAAGAGAGTGAATAATGAGGGTGATTCTTCTGGAGGCTCAGTAGCTTTAACTCCACGCAAGGATGGTGCTAATGAAGAGGATAGAGAA GACCCATTGTTAAGATTACACTGCAAATTTAATCCAAAGAAAAAGGAACAAGAAGCTATAAATATGGTGATAGAAGATGAAATGAAAAAGCAACAAGAAGGACTGCAATTGCAAAGTACACGAGAAAGCACTGGCAGTAATGGAGGCAGTAATGGAAGTTCATCAAGTAAGGGTGACAATGAGTCAAACTCTATTGTGAAGTCTGAAATCCATTGGGAAAACCTTCAATTAAGAGAGGAGATTGGTCAAG GGTCTTATGCAGTTGTGTATCACGGAATATGGAATGGATCG GATGTTGCTGTCAAGGTTTACTTTGGGAATGGATACACAGAGGAGACCTTACATGACTACAAAAAAGAG ATTGATATAATGAAGAGACTAAGACACCCTAATGTATTACTTTTCATGGGAGCAGTATATTCGCAggaaaggcttgccattgtAACAGAACTATTACCTAG GGGAAGCCTTTTCAAAATTCTTCACAAGAGTAATCAGCCACTAGATATCAGAAGGCTTTTAAGGATGGCTCTTGATGTT GCTAAAGGTATGAATTATCTTCATCATAGAAATCCACCCATTGTGCATAGAGACCTAAAGTCTTCTAATCTGCTTGTTGATAAAAACTGGACTGTCAAG GTTGGAGACTTTGGTTTGTCAAGGTTGAAGGATTCAACTTTATTGACTTCAAAAGGAAGAGGCACTGTAATGATATCTCTCATCTTTTCACTTTGTAGATCCAATACATACGGCTTAAATCATTTTAGTTTTTCATCAATGTGTTTTTCTGTCAAAATGCAGCCTCAATGGATGGCCCCTGAAGTCCTACGAAATGAGCCTTCCAATGAAAA GTCGGATGTGTATAGTTTTGGTGTCATCCTCTGGGAACTAATGACTCAGTCCATTCCGTGGGAAAATTTGAATTCTTTACAG GTGGTTGGAGTAGTAGGATTTATGGATAGAAGACTTGAGCTTCCGGAAGGGCTTGATCCCCAAGTGGCATCAGTCATTCGTGACTGCTGGCAAAG TGACCCAGAACAACGCCCATCATTTCAAGAGCTAATACAGAGAATGATGTTCCTTGTTAACAAAGTAAACGCAGTGTCAATTAGGAGAAATTCAGAATCATAA